From one Marmota flaviventris isolate mMarFla1 chromosome 1, mMarFla1.hap1, whole genome shotgun sequence genomic stretch:
- the Ssbp1 gene encoding single-stranded DNA-binding protein, mitochondrial, with translation MFRRPVLQVLHQFVRHESEVASSFVLERSLNRVQLLGRVGQDPVLRQAEGKNPVTIFSLATNEMWRSGESEEYQMGDISQKTTWHRISVFRPGLRDVAYQYVKKGSRIYVEGKIDYGEYMDKNNVRRQATTIIADNIIFLSDQTREKA, from the exons atGTTTCGAAGACCTGTATTACAG GTACTTCATCAGTTTGTAAGACATGAGTCTGAAGTAGCTAGCAGTTTTGTTCTTGAAAGAT ctCTGAATCGTGTGCAGTTACTTGGGCGAGTAGGTCAGGACCCGGTCCTGAGACAGGCAGAAGGGAAAAATCCAGTAACAATATTTTCTCTAGCAACAAATGAGATGTGGCGATCAGGGGAGAGCGAAGAATACCAAATGG GTGACATCAGTCAAAAGACAACATGGCATAGAATATCAGTATTTCGGCCAGGCCTTAGAGATGTAGCATATCAGTATGTGAAAAAGGG GTCTCGAATTTATGTGGAAGGAAAAATAGACTATGGTGAAtacatggataaaaataatgtgaggCGACAAGCAACAACAATCATAGCTG ATAACATTATATTTCTGAGTGACCAGACAAGAGAAAAGGCATAA